The Aerosakkonema funiforme FACHB-1375 genome contains a region encoding:
- the thrS gene encoding threonine--tRNA ligase, with protein sequence MVKSPSVRSESADSSQQPAKIHLPRTSESESLKKIRHTTSHVMAMAVQKLFPKAQVTIGPWIENGFYYDFDHPEPFTEKDLKAIKKEMIKIINRKLPVIREEVSREEAEHRIKQINEPYKLEILEGLQEPITIYHLGDQWWDLCAGPHVENTSDLNPKAIELESLAGAYWRGDSTKAQLQRIYGTAWETPEQLEEYQRRKEEALRRDHRKLGKELGLFIFADLVGPGLPLWTPKGTVLRSILEDFLKQEQLKRGYLPVVTPHIARVDLFKTSGHWQKYKEDMFPLMAEDEEAAAAEQGFVLKPMNCPFHIQIYESELRSYRELPMRLAEFGTVYRYEQSGELGGLTRVRGFTVDDSHLFVTPEQLDDEFLNVVDLILSVFKSLQLKNFKARLSFRDPASDKYIGSDEVWEKSQNAIRRAVEKLGMNYFEGIGEAAFYGPKLDFIFQDALEREWQLGTVQVDYNLPERFKLEYVAEDGNRKRPVMIHRAPFGSLERLIGILIEEYAGDFPLWLAPIQARLLPVSDEFLPFAQQVAKEMKLLGIRAEADSSNERLAKQIRNAEKDKIPVMAVVGAKEVESNSLNIRTRASGELGAIPVPEVLERLKQAIANYSNF encoded by the coding sequence ATGGTAAAGTCGCCGTCAGTCAGATCGGAATCTGCCGATTCCTCACAACAACCAGCTAAAATTCATCTCCCTCGCACCAGTGAATCGGAATCCTTAAAAAAGATTCGTCATACGACTTCCCATGTCATGGCGATGGCGGTGCAGAAGCTGTTTCCCAAGGCTCAAGTTACGATCGGCCCTTGGATTGAAAATGGATTTTACTACGATTTTGACCATCCAGAGCCTTTTACGGAAAAAGATTTAAAGGCGATTAAAAAAGAGATGATCAAAATCATCAATCGCAAACTGCCGGTAATTCGGGAAGAAGTCAGCCGCGAAGAAGCAGAACATCGAATCAAACAAATTAACGAACCTTACAAACTGGAAATTCTGGAAGGCTTACAAGAACCGATTACCATTTACCATCTGGGAGACCAATGGTGGGATCTTTGTGCTGGCCCCCACGTTGAAAATACCAGTGATTTGAACCCCAAAGCAATTGAACTGGAAAGCTTAGCCGGTGCTTACTGGCGCGGGGACTCCACCAAGGCGCAGTTACAGCGGATTTACGGTACGGCATGGGAAACGCCGGAACAGTTGGAAGAATATCAGCGCCGCAAGGAAGAAGCACTGCGTCGAGATCATCGCAAGTTGGGTAAAGAACTGGGACTATTTATCTTTGCAGATTTAGTAGGGCCGGGATTGCCTTTGTGGACTCCCAAAGGTACGGTATTGCGAAGCATCTTAGAAGATTTCTTGAAACAGGAACAGCTCAAACGCGGTTATTTGCCAGTTGTAACGCCGCACATCGCCAGAGTGGATTTATTTAAAACCTCCGGACACTGGCAAAAATATAAAGAGGATATGTTCCCCCTCATGGCAGAAGACGAAGAAGCCGCCGCTGCGGAACAAGGCTTTGTCCTTAAGCCGATGAACTGTCCTTTTCATATTCAGATTTATGAGAGCGAGTTGCGTTCTTATCGGGAATTGCCGATGCGGTTAGCTGAATTTGGCACGGTTTACCGTTACGAACAATCCGGGGAACTGGGTGGCTTAACGCGGGTACGAGGATTCACTGTTGATGATTCTCACTTATTCGTAACGCCAGAACAATTGGATGACGAATTTTTGAATGTGGTGGATTTAATTCTATCTGTGTTCAAGAGTTTGCAACTGAAAAACTTCAAAGCCAGACTGAGTTTCCGCGATCCAGCTTCTGACAAATACATCGGTTCCGATGAAGTTTGGGAAAAATCGCAAAATGCCATTCGTCGCGCTGTTGAAAAACTGGGAATGAATTATTTTGAAGGCATTGGCGAAGCCGCATTTTACGGCCCGAAACTGGATTTTATTTTCCAAGATGCGTTAGAAAGAGAATGGCAATTGGGTACTGTTCAGGTAGATTACAATTTGCCGGAACGATTCAAGCTTGAGTATGTGGCGGAAGACGGAAATCGCAAACGTCCGGTGATGATTCACCGCGCTCCTTTTGGCTCTTTGGAAAGGCTAATTGGCATATTAATTGAAGAGTACGCTGGTGATTTTCCGCTGTGGCTAGCACCTATACAAGCGCGATTGTTGCCTGTGAGCGATGAGTTTCTACCGTTTGCTCAACAAGTGGCAAAAGAAATGAAATTGCTTGGTATCCGTGCCGAAGCTGACAGCAGCAACGAGCGCTTGGCCAAACAAATTCGCAATGCGGAAAAAGACAAAATTCCCGTGATGGCAGTGGTGGGAGCGAAGGAGGTTGAATCTAATAGTTTGAATATTCGCACTCGCGC
- a CDS encoding DUF2605 domain-containing protein codes for MLNSNLPEPELLKTLLQPLLEDFQYWFGRSRDLLETEEIAFLSREQQSDLLERVKNAQNEVSTVHMLYKATGGQAGVETATLMPWHRLLMECWQVGMRFRMEQSTKQKQDE; via the coding sequence ATGCTTAACTCCAACCTGCCTGAGCCAGAATTGCTCAAAACCCTTCTGCAACCGTTGTTAGAAGACTTTCAATATTGGTTTGGGCGATCGCGCGACCTGCTGGAAACAGAAGAAATTGCTTTCTTGAGTCGAGAGCAGCAATCCGACCTATTGGAACGGGTGAAAAACGCTCAAAATGAGGTAAGCACAGTCCATATGCTTTATAAAGCAACGGGCGGTCAAGCTGGCGTCGAAACGGCAACGCTAATGCCCTGGCACCGCTTGCTTATGGAATGTTGGCAGGTTGGGATGCGTTTTCGTATGGAGCAGTCTACCAAACAAAAACAAGACGAGTAG
- a CDS encoding DUF2973 domain-containing protein, producing MLHLLYILAFTILAFLAVGNLIRSLMSISADYNYSNWSASDRSTSRSHSRRVKQVPHPEFLDEAGNVIDEPLLVMRSIGVEDARQKLESLYENPPEANG from the coding sequence ATGTTGCACCTGCTTTATATTTTGGCTTTTACTATACTTGCCTTTTTAGCTGTAGGCAATCTCATCCGCAGTTTGATGAGTATAAGTGCGGATTACAATTACAGCAACTGGTCTGCAAGCGATCGATCGACTTCCCGCTCCCATTCTCGCCGAGTTAAGCAGGTGCCGCATCCAGAATTTTTGGATGAAGCTGGCAACGTGATTGACGAACCGCTTTTGGTAATGCGATCGATCGGCGTCGAAGATGCTCGTCAAAAATTAGAATCGCTTTACGAAAATCCTCCCGAAGCTAATGGCTAA